GAGAAACGTCCGCTGATCGAGCGGCAGCTGAAGGATCTGCTGTTCAACACCGAGTCAGCCCCTGTCGTGGTCGGCAAGACCGATGAGAACCGTCAACCACTGCTGCGCGCCCACCACGAGCTGGGCGCCGACCTGATCACGGAGGTGCTAGCACGCCGGTTCTCCAAGCGCACGAGCATCCCCTCGGTCGATGCGTGGCTCGCTGCCCGTCTCTCGCCTGCGGTGGCGGCTCCGGCCGCACGCCGGCAGCTGCCGCTCGTGACTCGCACTCCGTACTTCTGCTCCGGTTGCCCGCACAACCGATCGACCGTCGTGCCGGCCGGATCGACGGTGGGCGCGGGAATCGGCTGCCACGCGATGACGATGTTCCTCGACGAGGACCGCGTCGGGGACATTCTCGGCACCTGCCAGATGGGTGGCGAGGGTGCGCCCTGGGTCGGGATCGAGCCGTTCGTGGCCGACAAGCACCTGTTCCAGAACATCGGCGACGGGACATTCCACCACTCCGGGTCCCTGGCGTTGCGCTTCGCCGTCGCCGCAGGCGTCAACGTGACCTACAAGATCCTCTACAACTCCGCCGTCGCGATGACCGGCGGGCAGGAGACCGTCGGTGGCATGAGCGTCCCCGATCTGGCCGCCAACCTCCTCTCGGAAGGTGTGAAGAGGGTCGTCGTCACCACGGAGGAGCCCGAGCGGTACGACGGGGTGCGGCTGCCAAAGGGCGTAGAGCTCCGTCACCGCGACCGGCTGCTCGAGACGCAGGAGGAGCTCGCCGCGGTCAAGGGCGTGACCGTCCTGATCCACGACCAGGAATGCGCGACCGAGCTGCGCCGCAAGCGCAAGCGTGGCCTCGTCCAGGAGCCCGAGACGCGGGTGTTCATCAACCAGCGGGTCTGCGAAGGATGCGGCGACTGCGGTGAGAAGTCCAACTGCCTGTCGGTGCAGCCGGTCGAGACCGAGTTCGGCCGCAAGACCAAGATCCACCAGCCGTCCTGCAACAAGGACTACTCCTGCCTCGACGGTGACTGCCCCTCCTTCCTCACCGTGATTCCGGGCGTCAAGGCGAAGCAGCCTACCGGGAAGGTCGCTCCGCCGATCGACTCATCGATCCTTCCGGACCCCGAGATCAAGGTCCCGGAGGAGGAGTTCAGTATCCGGTTCACTGGGATCGGCGGCACTGGGATCGTCACGGTATCGGCGATCGTGGCGCAGGCCGGGATCATCGCGGGCCGGTATGTGCGCACGCTCGATCAGCTGGGGCTGGCGCAGAAGGGCGGCGCGGTCGTCTCCGACATCAAGATCGGCGCCCGGCCCATCGAGGCCGCGAACAAGATCTCCGCAGGGGACTGCGACCTGTTCCTGGTGTGCGATCTGCTCGTCGGCTCCACCGACGCGAACCTGGCCGTGACCAGCAGCCAGCGGACGGTCGCCGTGATCAACAAGGCCCATACACCGACCGGCGCGATGGTCACGCACACCGACGTCCTGTTCCCGCCGGACGACGCGACCGTCGGCCGGATCAACGACGCGACCCGCGCGGAGCACAACACCGTCGTCGACGCCCGGCTCGCCACGCTTGGGCTGTTCGGTGACGATCAGTACGCCAACGTCTTCCTCGTCGGCGTCGCGCACCAGGCTGGTGCCCTCCCGATACCGGCGGACGCGATCGAGGAGGCCATCACGCTCAACGGCGTGCGCGTGGATCACAACATTCAGGCCTTCCGCCGGGGACGACAGCTGGTCGCCGACCGGGCCTCGGTGAATGCCGCGGTCGATGCTCTCCGCCTGGATCACCTTCGTGAAAGCGATGCAGCGCTCGCGCCGTCCAACATGGGCGTGGCTCTCGCTCGCGGACTGCGGGGCCCGGACAGCGAGCTACGGCGACTCGTGACGCTCCGTGCTGGCGAGCTGGCCGCGTACCAGAACCGCCGCTACGCTGAGCGGTACGTCGACCTCGTCGAGAAGGTGCGGGCACGCGAGCAGACCGTGGCGCCCGACTCGACAGCGTTGGCCGAAGCAGTTGCCAAGCATCTGTTCAAGCTGATGGCCTACAAGGACGAGTACGAGGTTGCCCGGCTCTCGCTGGATCCCAAGCTGCGCGCCGATATCAAGGCGACCTTCGGCGAGGATGCCAGCTACTCGTTCAAGCTGCACCCGCCCATGCTGCGCGCGCTCGGGATGTCCTCGAAGATCGCGCTGCCGCAGGCCGTGGGCGAGGCCTCGTTCAAGGCCCTCTACCGGATGCGCCGGCTGCGTGGCACGGCACTGGATCCCTTCGGAAAGGCAGAGGTACGCCGTGTCGAGCGTGAGCTGATCGACAAGTACCGCCGCGAGATCATCGCGCTACTCGAGTCGCTGACCCGGGCGAACCTGCCGGTCGCGGTCGAGATCGCCAATCTCCCGGACATGATTCGCGGCTACGAAGACATCAAGCTCCGCAACGTCGAGGCCTACCGCGACCGGCTCGCCACGCTCAAGACCAACTACGCCCGCACCGATCCACCCGACTCTGGAACGAAACGCTCACTGAGTGATCGCTTCGTTCCAAAATCGGGGTGACTACTCGGAGTCGCGGGCTTCGGTGATGCCGTCGAAGTCGAGCTCATCGCCTTCCGCGATGACCCGGTAACCGCTCGGCGAGAGTGACACAACCTCGTTGTACTTCGCTACCACAGCGGGGATCCCGAGATCAGCGCGGACCCGGTCGGCAAAGATCTGCGCGACGTCCGGCTCACCGTGTACGACGAACAGCTGCTCGGGCCGGGGGTCGAGCGCGGCAACCCAGTCCAGCAGGTCGCCAGCATCACCGTGCACCGAGAACTCACGCTCGCGCACGATCTCGGCACGGACGTCGACGTACCGGCCGTTGATCTTGACCTCCGGCTCTCCGTCCTCGAGCTGCCGCCCGCGGGTGCCCTCGGCCTGGAAGCCGGTCAGCACCACGGTGTTGCGCTCGTCGGGCAGCAGCCGGGCGAGGTGATGCAGCACGCGCCCACCCTCGGCCATGCCCGAGCTGGAGACGATGACGCACGGCTTGCGGAACCGGTTGAGCTGCTTGGACTCGCCGGCCGACCTCAGCACCTTCAGCCGCGGGATGCCGCGGAAGTCGGAGACGTCGATGTCGTCGCGCAGCTCGCCGAGCGAGGTGTTCGAGTAAACCTCCAACGCTGCGAGCCCCATGGGCGAGTCGACGAACACGGGGATGTCCGGGATGCGCTCGTCGCGGATCATCTGGGTCAGGGCGCGCAGCACCGTCTCGGTGCGGTCGATCGCGAACGCCGGGACGACGACCTGCCCACCCCGCTCGACGGTACGGCGGATGGCGTCGGCGAAGACCTCATGCTCCTCACCCTCAGGTTCGGGATGCTCACGGTCGCCGTACGTCGATTCGCACAGCACATAACGCGCTCCGGGCGGGGTGCCGCGGGACTTCAGGATCGGGTGGTCGTGCCGGCCGAGGTCGCCGGAGACCAGGACCTCCGAGTCACCGTGCCACAGGTTGATGCTCGCCGAACCGAGGATGTGTCCCGCTCGCGTCCAGCGAGCCTTCAGGCCGCCGCCGAGATCGACGTCCTGATCGAACTCGACGATCGTGAACTGCTTGATCGTGGCCTCGGCGTCGGCCTGCGTGTAGAGGGGCAGTGGTGGGTTGTGCTTGGAGTAGCCACCCTCGGCCGCCTGCTGCGCTTCGGACTCCTGGATCTTGCCCGCGTCACGCAGCACGATCGCGGCCAGCTCGGCCGTGCCACGGGTCATCCAGATCTTCCCCGCGTAGCCGTGCCTGATGAGCACCGGCAGGTAGGTCGAGTGGTCGGCGTGCGCGTGCGTCAGCAGCACGTCGCTGAGGTCCGCGGGATTCACCGGGAACTGCTCCCAGTTCTTCTCCCGCCACGCCTTCTCACCCTGGAACAGGCCCGCATCGACCAACACCCGTCGATCGCCGATGGAGATGAGGTACTTCGAGCCCGTCACGGTGCCGGAGGCGCCGAGGAACTGCAGAGTCATCGGTATGGTCATGGCTCAACCTTCGCATGCGGCCGAACGCGTCGGGGCCTGGATGGCAAGCGCGCTACCATCCCCTCATGACCTCGCTCATCGACGCTGACCCGGACGGCTTCTTCGGCGCATACGGCGGACACTTCCTGCCCCCTCATCTCGAGGAGCCGATCGCCGAGGTCGCGGCAGCGTACGCGGAGGCCCGCCAGGACCCGCAGTTCATGGCGGAGTACAACGCACTGCTCGCCGACTACGTCGGTCGACCCTCTCCGCTTTTCCTGGCCCATCGGCTCACCGCTGAGCTCGGCGGCGCGAAGATCTACCTGAAGCGCGAGGACCTCAACCACACCGGCGCGCACAAGATCAACCACTGTCTCGGCGAGGGGCTGCTCGCCAAGCGAATGGGCAAGAAGCGGCTGCTCGCCGAGACCGGCGCAGGTCAGCACGGCGTCGCGCTCGCGACGGCCGCCGCGATCCTCGGACTCGAGTGCGAGATCCACATGGGCGCGATCGATGTCGCGAAACAGCATCCGAACGTCGTCCGGATGGAACTGCTCGGCGCCAAGGTGGTCTCGGTCGAGAGCGGAGGGCGTTGCCTGAAGGACGCCGTCGACTCGGCCTTCGGCGTGTTCGCCGCTGACTACGCCGACACCTTCTTCGCGATCGGGTCGGTCGTCGGCCCCCACCCGTACCCGTCGATGGTGCGCGACTTCCAGTCCATCGTGGGCAGTGAGGCGCGCACGCAGATCCAGGAGAAGGAGGGCCGACTACCGGACGCGCTCATTGCCTGCGTCGGTGGCGGATCGAACGCAATGGGGCTGTTCACCGCCTTCCTCCAGGACGAGTCGGTGAAGATGTACGGCGTCGAGCCCTCGGGCAAGGACATCACCGTCACCGGCGATCATGCTGCGACGATGACCCTCGGCTCCGACGGGATGCTGCACGGGATGAAGACCCTGTTGCTGCAGGACGACGCGGGGGAGCCCGCGCCGGTG
This region of Blastococcus sp. Marseille-P5729 genomic DNA includes:
- a CDS encoding indolepyruvate ferredoxin oxidoreductase family protein, which gives rise to MTQQAHHSVEANRDLSADSSPRSLEDRYHVEDGRIYLSGVQALVRLPIDIRRSDDRAGLDTAVFISGYEGSPLAGYDLELIRRKKLLDEHSVVHQPGLNEELAANAVWGSQMAPTLQTATKEGVVGIWYGKAPGLDRATDAIRHGVLGGTHPCGGVLALVGDDAIAKSSTVPSSSETAMAEMGMTVLAPSDPQDILDLGLHGVAMSRFCGLWTGMKIATNVADGSASAVVGPDRVKVVLPDDSIDGVPFTHEPTMRMLPPHVNQLEQTMMVERLELARRYCAANGLNRRSGAAGAKIGIVTAGIAYLDVMEALGNLGLGEEELGRHGIGVLKLGMVAPLVPEEIDDFARGLDEIIVVEEKRPLIERQLKDLLFNTESAPVVVGKTDENRQPLLRAHHELGADLITEVLARRFSKRTSIPSVDAWLAARLSPAVAAPAARRQLPLVTRTPYFCSGCPHNRSTVVPAGSTVGAGIGCHAMTMFLDEDRVGDILGTCQMGGEGAPWVGIEPFVADKHLFQNIGDGTFHHSGSLALRFAVAAGVNVTYKILYNSAVAMTGGQETVGGMSVPDLAANLLSEGVKRVVVTTEEPERYDGVRLPKGVELRHRDRLLETQEELAAVKGVTVLIHDQECATELRRKRKRGLVQEPETRVFINQRVCEGCGDCGEKSNCLSVQPVETEFGRKTKIHQPSCNKDYSCLDGDCPSFLTVIPGVKAKQPTGKVAPPIDSSILPDPEIKVPEEEFSIRFTGIGGTGIVTVSAIVAQAGIIAGRYVRTLDQLGLAQKGGAVVSDIKIGARPIEAANKISAGDCDLFLVCDLLVGSTDANLAVTSSQRTVAVINKAHTPTGAMVTHTDVLFPPDDATVGRINDATRAEHNTVVDARLATLGLFGDDQYANVFLVGVAHQAGALPIPADAIEEAITLNGVRVDHNIQAFRRGRQLVADRASVNAAVDALRLDHLRESDAALAPSNMGVALARGLRGPDSELRRLVTLRAGELAAYQNRRYAERYVDLVEKVRAREQTVAPDSTALAEAVAKHLFKLMAYKDEYEVARLSLDPKLRADIKATFGEDASYSFKLHPPMLRALGMSSKIALPQAVGEASFKALYRMRRLRGTALDPFGKAEVRRVERELIDKYRREIIALLESLTRANLPVAVEIANLPDMIRGYEDIKLRNVEAYRDRLATLKTNYARTDPPDSGTKRSLSDRFVPKSG
- a CDS encoding MBL fold metallo-hydrolase RNA specificity domain-containing protein; this encodes MTIPMTLQFLGASGTVTGSKYLISIGDRRVLVDAGLFQGEKAWREKNWEQFPVNPADLSDVLLTHAHADHSTYLPVLIRHGYAGKIWMTRGTAELAAIVLRDAGKIQESEAQQAAEGGYSKHNPPLPLYTQADAEATIKQFTIVEFDQDVDLGGGLKARWTRAGHILGSASINLWHGDSEVLVSGDLGRHDHPILKSRGTPPGARYVLCESTYGDREHPEPEGEEHEVFADAIRRTVERGGQVVVPAFAIDRTETVLRALTQMIRDERIPDIPVFVDSPMGLAALEVYSNTSLGELRDDIDVSDFRGIPRLKVLRSAGESKQLNRFRKPCVIVSSSGMAEGGRVLHHLARLLPDERNTVVLTGFQAEGTRGRQLEDGEPEVKINGRYVDVRAEIVREREFSVHGDAGDLLDWVAALDPRPEQLFVVHGEPDVAQIFADRVRADLGIPAVVAKYNEVVSLSPSGYRVIAEGDELDFDGITEARDSE
- the trpB gene encoding tryptophan synthase subunit beta, which codes for MTSLIDADPDGFFGAYGGHFLPPHLEEPIAEVAAAYAEARQDPQFMAEYNALLADYVGRPSPLFLAHRLTAELGGAKIYLKREDLNHTGAHKINHCLGEGLLAKRMGKKRLLAETGAGQHGVALATAAAILGLECEIHMGAIDVAKQHPNVVRMELLGAKVVSVESGGRCLKDAVDSAFGVFAADYADTFFAIGSVVGPHPYPSMVRDFQSIVGSEARTQIQEKEGRLPDALIACVGGGSNAMGLFTAFLQDESVKMYGVEPSGKDITVTGDHAATMTLGSDGMLHGMKTLLLQDDAGEPAPVHSIASGLDYPGVGPQHAHLKDVGRVEYVTASDHETVEAFRTLCRTEGIIPALESSHAIAHAVKVAPTMGNDEIIIVNLSGRGDKDIDYIAERLGIEEPEPA